The following are from one region of the Microbacterium sp. cx-55 genome:
- a CDS encoding MraY family glycosyltransferase has translation MKQYLLITAVTALVTFGLSWAVWRIAIRYKLHPPIRDRDVHTRPTPRLGGIAMFLGVLAAFAISSQNPFFSIFWADPMPVLSILGATLLIVLVGIADDLWDLDWMIKLGAQFLAAGIIAWFGEMQIYALPIGGLTIGSSAMSFVLTVFAIVVVMNAVNFIDGLDGLVAGVCLISNGIFFVYSYVLTRDIGSSTYFNLASFIAVVLVGACAGFLPFNWNRAKMFMGDSGALMLGLLMATSAIAITGQLNPATLDPEQFGRSQLLGAFIPILLPIAVVTLPLLDFGSAVLRRMRAGKSPFSPDRKHLHHRMLDMGHSDRAAVLIFYAWTAVIGIAVLLMYIATREDWFGQYWIGVAFGVVGISACLVVTLLPARRRIPASAPAGVPPAAAPAADGPSPQETP, from the coding sequence GTGAAGCAGTACCTGCTGATCACCGCCGTCACGGCGCTCGTCACTTTCGGTCTGTCGTGGGCCGTGTGGCGGATCGCCATCCGGTACAAGCTGCATCCGCCGATCCGCGATCGCGATGTGCATACGCGTCCGACGCCGCGACTCGGCGGAATCGCGATGTTCCTCGGCGTACTGGCGGCCTTCGCGATCTCGTCGCAGAATCCGTTCTTCTCCATTTTCTGGGCCGATCCGATGCCCGTCCTCTCGATCCTCGGGGCGACGCTCCTGATCGTGCTGGTCGGTATCGCCGATGACCTCTGGGACCTCGACTGGATGATCAAGCTCGGCGCGCAGTTCCTCGCCGCCGGCATCATCGCGTGGTTCGGCGAGATGCAGATCTACGCGTTGCCGATCGGCGGGCTGACGATCGGGTCCAGCGCCATGAGCTTCGTGCTCACGGTGTTCGCGATCGTCGTCGTGATGAACGCCGTCAACTTCATCGACGGTCTGGACGGCCTGGTCGCGGGCGTCTGTCTGATCTCGAACGGGATCTTCTTCGTCTACTCCTACGTCCTCACCCGCGACATCGGCTCCAGCACGTACTTCAACCTGGCCTCGTTCATCGCGGTCGTGCTGGTCGGGGCCTGCGCCGGGTTCCTCCCGTTCAACTGGAACCGCGCGAAGATGTTCATGGGCGATTCGGGGGCGCTCATGCTGGGCCTCCTGATGGCGACGTCCGCCATCGCGATCACCGGCCAGCTGAACCCCGCAACCCTCGACCCCGAGCAGTTCGGCCGCTCGCAACTGCTCGGCGCGTTCATCCCGATCCTGCTGCCGATCGCGGTCGTCACTCTGCCGCTCCTCGACTTCGGCTCGGCGGTCCTCCGACGGATGCGCGCGGGCAAGTCCCCGTTCTCGCCCGATCGGAAGCACCTCCATCACCGGATGCTCGACATGGGCCACAGCGACCGTGCCGCGGTGCTCATCTTCTACGCGTGGACCGCCGTGATCGGCATCGCGGTGCTTCTCATGTACATCGCGACCCGTGAGGACTGGTTCGGCCAGTACTGGATCGGCGTCGCCTTCGGCGTGGTGGGCATCTCGGCCTGTCTCGTCGTCACGCTGCTGCCGGCGCGCCGGCGCATCCCCGCATCCGCTCCGGCCGGAGTCCCTCCGGCCGCCGCTCCGGCCGCCGACGGCCCCTCACCGCAGGAGACCCCATGA
- the prmC gene encoding peptide chain release factor N(5)-glutamine methyltransferase, producing the protein MSASVLSPCPGGTRSLSSALAETVALFARAGIVDPQVDAELLLGHLLGAGRGEVQAAAIRGDVLDADLDGRLADLAARRAAREPLQHLTGVAYFRHLSLAVGPGVFVPRPETEMVAQIAIDALRASASPAPVAVDLGTGSGAIALALATEVPHARVHAAENSVDAFVWTKENFARVGADNARLAFIDLADAFPELDGTVSVLVSNPPYVPDAAVPRDPEVRRYDPPHALYGGADGLDVVRVLAEVGRRLVHPGGTIVIEHGELQGPSVRGVLTAAGWLAAATHPDLTMRDRATTALRA; encoded by the coding sequence ATGTCTGCATCCGTTCTTTCCCCCTGCCCCGGCGGGACGCGGTCGCTCTCGTCCGCACTCGCCGAGACCGTCGCGCTGTTCGCGCGCGCGGGCATCGTCGATCCGCAGGTGGATGCGGAGCTGCTGCTCGGGCACCTGCTCGGCGCCGGGCGCGGAGAAGTGCAGGCCGCCGCGATTCGTGGCGACGTGCTCGACGCCGACCTGGATGGTCGCCTGGCCGACCTCGCGGCCCGCCGCGCGGCGCGGGAGCCGCTCCAGCACCTGACCGGTGTCGCGTACTTCCGTCACCTCTCGCTCGCCGTGGGCCCGGGCGTCTTCGTCCCCCGCCCCGAGACCGAGATGGTCGCGCAGATCGCGATCGACGCCCTCCGGGCCAGCGCCTCCCCTGCTCCCGTCGCGGTCGATCTCGGCACGGGTTCGGGCGCGATCGCCCTGGCGCTGGCGACCGAGGTGCCGCACGCGCGGGTGCACGCCGCCGAGAACTCGGTCGACGCCTTCGTCTGGACGAAGGAGAACTTCGCGCGGGTCGGCGCCGACAACGCGCGGCTGGCCTTCATCGACCTTGCCGACGCGTTCCCCGAGCTCGACGGGACCGTCTCGGTGCTCGTGTCGAACCCCCCGTATGTTCCGGATGCGGCCGTGCCGCGCGATCCCGAGGTGCGTCGCTACGATCCGCCGCACGCGCTGTACGGCGGGGCCGATGGCCTCGATGTCGTGCGCGTGCTCGCGGAGGTCGGCCGCCGACTGGTGCACCCGGGCGGCACGATCGTGATCGAGCACGGCGAACTGCAGGGACCGTCGGTGCGCGGTGTGCTGACCGCGGCGGGATGGCTCGCCGCGGCGACCCATCCCGACCTGACGATGCGCGACCGCGCCACGACCGCGCTGCGGGCGTGA
- a CDS encoding L-threonylcarbamoyladenylate synthase — translation MSTFFDCQDEAQLLAGMRQARHAIGRGELIVMPTDTVYGVAADAFNPSAVAALLAAKGRGRQQPPPVLVAGLTTVRALVSDVPAPIERLIESAWPGGLTIVLPAQQSLSWDLGETRGTVAVRMPAHRLALELLEETGPLAVSSANLTGQPAAVDAYSARDMLGDSVQVYLDGGSSANGVPSTIIDATAIAHGGEGRVRLLRRGIISYDELHRVLGDVLEPEHDESAGADGPA, via the coding sequence ATGTCCACATTCTTCGACTGCCAGGACGAGGCACAGCTGCTCGCCGGCATGCGTCAGGCGCGCCACGCGATCGGCCGTGGCGAGCTCATCGTCATGCCCACCGACACGGTCTACGGCGTCGCCGCCGACGCCTTCAACCCCTCCGCCGTCGCCGCACTCCTCGCGGCGAAGGGCCGCGGTCGGCAGCAGCCGCCACCGGTGCTGGTCGCGGGCCTGACGACGGTCCGTGCGCTCGTCAGCGACGTGCCGGCGCCCATCGAACGGCTGATCGAGTCCGCCTGGCCCGGAGGACTCACCATCGTGCTCCCGGCGCAGCAGTCCCTCTCCTGGGACCTCGGCGAGACGCGCGGCACGGTCGCTGTGCGGATGCCGGCCCACCGCCTCGCCCTCGAGCTCCTGGAAGAGACGGGTCCGCTCGCGGTCTCGAGCGCCAACCTCACGGGCCAGCCCGCGGCGGTCGACGCGTATTCCGCCCGCGACATGCTGGGTGACAGCGTGCAGGTGTACCTCGACGGCGGTTCCAGCGCGAACGGCGTGCCGTCCACGATCATCGACGCCACCGCCATCGCGCACGGGGGAGAGGGGCGCGTGCGCCTGCTCCGCCGCGGCATCATCTCCTACGACGAACTCCACCGCGTGCTCGGAGACGTCCTCGAACCGGAACACGACGAAAGCGCGGGCGCGGACGGTCCCGCGTGA